One stretch of Chryseobacterium sp. LJ668 DNA includes these proteins:
- a CDS encoding ABC transporter ATP-binding protein, giving the protein MNEYKKILKFARPHQKYIYGSLFFNLLYSVFQIASLGTILPVLGMLFGTIKPEKYKSAPVFSGEILDFFTYLKEYSNYYVQSLVTQHGALQVLAWLCIITAIMFLLRNIFRYLGSFLLINYRVGVTKDLRGAMYRKILSLPVSFFTDSRKGDMMSRMSNDVGDVEGNILGSLVDLINAPFMLISTLITLFFLSAEMTLFSLLVLPVMGTMIALIGKSLKKDSHEAQHEMGNIFSIVDETLKSNKVIKIFNAEKIMDNRFMQSMQKWINSSIRLGRKKELASPMSEFLGSVTFLIIAWYGGKQIIVEQSISPADFLVFLGIFFQILPPVKSLSTSISNVQKGEASLHRVLEILDADMKIEEIADPVSIDNLDTHIQFKDIGFYYDKSNLILKNFNLTIPKGKTVALVGQSGSGKTTIANLLARFYDVSEGEILIDETNIKHLKLKEYRKLLGMVTQESVLFNDTVYNNILMGKPDATKEEVVAAAKIANADLFITQLANGYETNIGDDGGKLSGGQKQRISIARAVLKNPPIMILDEATSALDTESEKFVQDALEKMMANRTSLIIAHRLSTIQKADWIVVMEKGDIMEQGTHHELMAKRGTYYKLVELQNFN; this is encoded by the coding sequence ATGAACGAATATAAAAAAATATTAAAATTCGCAAGACCACATCAGAAATATATTTACGGAAGTTTATTCTTCAATTTGTTATATTCTGTATTTCAAATTGCTTCATTAGGGACTATTTTACCTGTTTTAGGAATGCTTTTCGGCACGATCAAACCGGAAAAATACAAATCTGCTCCTGTTTTTTCCGGTGAGATTTTAGACTTCTTTACATATTTGAAAGAATATTCCAATTACTATGTACAAAGTCTGGTAACACAGCATGGCGCTTTGCAGGTACTTGCATGGTTGTGTATTATCACAGCTATTATGTTTTTACTTAGAAACATTTTCAGATACCTTGGATCATTTTTGCTCATTAATTATCGTGTAGGAGTTACCAAAGATCTTCGTGGGGCGATGTATCGTAAAATACTTTCACTACCGGTATCCTTTTTTACAGACAGCAGAAAAGGTGACATGATGTCGCGTATGTCAAATGATGTAGGCGATGTGGAAGGTAATATTTTAGGAAGCTTAGTAGATTTGATTAATGCGCCCTTCATGCTAATCAGTACATTGATTACTTTATTCTTTCTTAGTGCAGAGATGACTCTTTTTTCGCTTTTGGTATTGCCTGTAATGGGTACTATGATTGCTTTAATCGGGAAAAGCCTTAAAAAAGATTCTCACGAAGCCCAGCATGAGATGGGAAATATTTTTTCTATTGTTGATGAAACTCTGAAATCCAATAAAGTAATTAAGATTTTCAATGCAGAAAAAATAATGGATAACCGTTTTATGCAGTCGATGCAAAAATGGATCAACAGCTCAATACGATTGGGAAGAAAAAAGGAATTGGCGTCTCCAATGAGCGAATTTTTAGGATCGGTAACCTTTTTAATCATTGCCTGGTATGGCGGAAAACAGATCATTGTAGAACAAAGCATCTCACCAGCCGATTTTCTTGTTTTTCTGGGTATTTTCTTCCAGATTTTACCTCCTGTAAAAAGTTTATCAACTTCTATATCTAATGTTCAGAAAGGTGAAGCTTCTTTACACAGAGTTTTGGAAATTCTTGATGCGGATATGAAAATCGAAGAAATTGCAGATCCGGTTTCCATAGATAATCTGGATACTCATATTCAATTCAAAGATATTGGCTTCTATTATGATAAGTCTAATCTGATTCTAAAAAACTTTAACCTGACCATCCCAAAAGGAAAAACAGTAGCTCTTGTCGGGCAAAGCGGAAGCGGAAAAACCACCATCGCCAATCTTTTAGCACGGTTTTATGATGTTTCTGAAGGCGAAATTTTAATTGATGAAACCAACATTAAGCATTTAAAGCTCAAAGAATACAGAAAGCTATTAGGTATGGTCACTCAGGAGTCTGTTTTGTTCAACGATACGGTTTACAACAATATTTTGATGGGTAAACCAGACGCAACAAAAGAAGAGGTAGTAGCTGCCGCTAAAATTGCGAATGCAGACCTTTTTATCACCCAGCTAGCAAATGGTTACGAAACCAACATCGGAGACGATGGCGGAAAACTTTCCGGTGGACAAAAACAAAGAATTTCTATTGCCAGAGCAGTTTTGAAAAACCCGCCGATCATGATTTTGGACGAAGCAACGTCAGCATTAGACACAGAATCAGAAAAATTCGTGCAAGATGCCCTTGAAAAAATGATGGCCAACAGAACATCATTAATCATCGCACACCGACTTTCTACCATCCAAAAAGCCGACTGGATCGTTGTTATGGAAAAAGGGGACATTATGGAACAGGGGACTCACCATGAATTGATGGCGAAACGCGGAACATATTATAAATTGGTAGAGCTTCAGAATTTTAATTAA
- a CDS encoding DUF1801 domain-containing protein: protein MNSIQEYFFRIDEPERSTLLFLRKKILESDPINITETLSFGLPFFKFKKKMLCYLYYSKKYRKHYISFYHGDRLDHPELISEGRKKFKILLIDMNEDLRVDFILSVIGEVKELNNI from the coding sequence ATGAACTCGATACAAGAGTATTTCTTCAGAATTGACGAACCTGAAAGAAGTACTCTTTTGTTTTTAAGAAAGAAAATTCTAGAATCTGATCCTATAAATATTACCGAAACATTGAGCTTCGGGCTGCCTTTTTTTAAGTTTAAAAAGAAAATGCTCTGCTATCTGTATTACAGCAAAAAATATAGGAAACATTACATCAGCTTTTATCACGGCGACCGACTAGATCACCCGGAACTGATCTCAGAAGGCAGAAAGAAGTTTAAAATCCTTTTGATTGATATGAATGAGGATTTGCGTGTTGACTTTATTTTGAGTGTTATTGGTGAGGTTAAGGAGTTAAATAATATTTGA